From one Pseudoliparis swirei isolate HS2019 ecotype Mariana Trench chromosome 5, NWPU_hadal_v1, whole genome shotgun sequence genomic stretch:
- the ntmt2 gene encoding N-terminal Xaa-Pro-Lys N-methyltransferase 2, translated as MEISLSDTTGSPLPNVEYKGAHQAFKDRWKDTDETMCRHSMSFHLQHSLRNEFFASYLYLLEKTPVVKLFAVTCEYIKGEKQFYNIAQQFYEDVTASEEGMLGDYVEICNVDLEGSRNFLKRFVGPGKAGTHCALDCGCGIGRVSKGVLLPVFEKMELADMMENFLLHAHEEYLGDDADRIETYYCFNLQEFTPPKKKYDVIWMQWVACHLTDKDLMNFLMRCKKSLRPNGVIIIKDNMARQGCKLDPIDGSISRHLDIMKCIIAKAGLEVLAVERQEGLPEVIMPVWMIAMK; from the exons ATGGAGATCTCACTGTCAGACACGACCGGCAGCCCATTGCCCAACGTGGAGTACAAGGGCGCTCACCAGGCGTTCAAGGACCGCTGGAAAGATACGGACGAGACCATGTGTCGCCACAGCATGTCCTTCCACCTGCAACACTCGCTGAGGAATGAGTTCTTCGCCAGCTACCTGTACCTGCTGGAGAAAACTCCCGTGG TGAAGCTGTTTGCAGTCACCTGTGAGTACATTAAAGGAGAGAAACAGTTTTACAACATTGCTCAGCAGTTCTATGAGGACGTCACAGCCTCGGAGGAAGGCATGCTGGGAGATTATGTGGAGATATGCAACGTTGATCTGGAGGGATCCCGGAATTTTCTGAAGAGATTTGTG GGTCCCGGCAAGGCCGGCACGCACTGTGCCCTGGACTGCGGCTGCGGGATCGGCCGCGTGTCCAAAGGCGTCCTCCTTCCTGTGTTTGAGAAAATGGAGTTGGCGGACATGATGGAGAACTTCCTGCTTCACGCACACGAGGAGTACCTCGGCGACGACGCCGACCGCATCGAGACCTACTACTGCTTCAACCTGCAAGAGTTCACACCTCCAAAAAAAAAGTATGACGTCATCTGGATGCAGTGGGTGGCAT GCCACCTAACAGACAAGGACCTGATGAACTTCCTGATGCGCTGTAAGAAGAGCCTGCGTCCAAACGGCGTCATCATAATAAAGGACAATATGGCGCGGCAGGGCTGCAAGCTGGATCCCATCGACGGCAGCATCAGCCGCCACCTGGACATCATGAAGTGCATCATCGCCAAGGCCGGCCTGGAGGTCCTGGCTGTGGAGAGGCAGGAAGGCCTCCCGGAGGTCATCATGCCTGTCTGGATGATTGCGATGAAATAG